The proteins below are encoded in one region of Amorphus orientalis:
- a CDS encoding HpcH/HpaI aldolase family protein, whose amino-acid sequence MTGAPKNAFKARLLAGETQWGLWSSLASPVAAEALSLTGFDWMLFDTEHSPVEVAALQPILQAAAVGTAQAVARPAWNDKVLIKRLLDIGVQTVLVPFIQTPEEAEAAVAATRYPPEGIRGVAGSTRASRYGMAAGYLQSANEEICVLVQIETGQALERLEEIAAVKGVDGVFIGPSDLSASMGYLGQPGAEPVQDAIRSAAGRIAATGKASGILATKAEDALRYRDWGYKFVAAGVDTGLMMGAARGLRSQLGE is encoded by the coding sequence ATGACCGGCGCTCCGAAGAACGCCTTCAAGGCGCGGCTTCTGGCCGGCGAGACGCAGTGGGGCCTGTGGAGCTCGCTCGCCAGCCCCGTCGCCGCCGAGGCGCTGTCGTTGACCGGCTTCGACTGGATGCTGTTCGACACCGAGCACAGCCCCGTCGAAGTGGCCGCCCTGCAGCCGATCCTCCAGGCCGCTGCCGTTGGCACGGCCCAGGCGGTCGCGCGCCCGGCGTGGAACGACAAGGTCCTGATCAAGCGGCTTCTGGACATCGGCGTGCAGACGGTGCTGGTCCCGTTCATCCAGACGCCCGAGGAAGCCGAGGCTGCGGTCGCCGCCACCCGCTATCCGCCGGAGGGCATCCGCGGCGTGGCCGGATCCACCCGCGCCAGCCGGTACGGGATGGCGGCGGGCTATCTGCAGTCGGCCAACGAGGAGATCTGCGTTCTGGTCCAGATCGAGACCGGGCAGGCGCTGGAGCGGCTGGAGGAGATTGCCGCGGTTAAGGGCGTCGACGGTGTCTTCATCGGACCGTCGGACCTCTCCGCGTCGATGGGGTATCTCGGCCAGCCCGGGGCGGAGCCGGTCCAGGACGCCATCCGGTCCGCGGCCGGAAGGATTGCCGCGACGGGCAAGGCCTCCGGGATCCTGGCGACCAAGGCCGAGGATGCGCTGCGCTACCGCGACTGGGGCTATAAATTCGTGGCCGCCGGTGTCGATACGGGCCTGATGATGGGTGCCGCCCGCGGATTGCGGAGCCAGCTCGGCGAATAG
- a CDS encoding isochorismatase family protein, which produces MPALEAQTSTLLIIDLQQRLMPAIADSGRVVANARRLIAAARLLDVPISATEQYPEGLGGTVPGLLDADVPVYSKTTFDSMKTPSIAEAIRPEGRYVVAGCEAHVCVLQTVLGLLAHGCDVAVVQDAIGSRIEDNRKAACRRMERHGAEPVTTEMVLFEWLGDSRNPRFREAMKLIKPMKADQEPATGAE; this is translated from the coding sequence ATGCCGGCCCTTGAGGCGCAGACGAGCACACTGCTGATCATCGACCTTCAGCAACGACTGATGCCGGCGATCGCTGACAGCGGTCGGGTCGTCGCCAACGCCCGGCGGCTGATCGCCGCCGCGCGCCTGCTGGACGTGCCCATCAGCGCAACCGAGCAGTATCCGGAGGGCCTCGGCGGCACGGTACCCGGACTTCTGGACGCGGACGTCCCCGTCTATTCGAAGACAACATTCGACAGCATGAAGACGCCCTCGATCGCCGAAGCGATCCGCCCCGAAGGCCGGTACGTCGTTGCCGGCTGCGAGGCTCATGTCTGTGTCCTGCAGACCGTTCTCGGTCTGCTGGCGCATGGCTGCGACGTCGCCGTGGTTCAGGACGCCATAGGATCGCGGATCGAGGACAACCGGAAAGCCGCCTGCCGCCGCATGGAGCGCCACGGCGCGGAACCGGTCACCACCGAAATGGTGCTGTTCGAATGGCTCGGCGATTCCCGGAACCCGCGGTTCCGGGAGGCCATGAAGCTGATCAAGCCGATGAAGGCCGATCAGGAACCCGCCACCGGCGCGGAATAG
- a CDS encoding TetR/AcrR family transcriptional regulator: MSDVRPMRSRASAAKREAILAAAREVFAETGLEGASLRSVAARAGYTPAALYFHFESKEAIYAELLSESLGALGRRVADAAGEEKGEARLRSAAMAFFDFYAHHPQDLDLGFYLFRGGMKPAGLGRERDLMLNRALEAALRPIAEAATDLGADTDSADILMVDVFAHATGLLLLLHTGRIRMFGANARDLMQRYVDDQVRSIQGGHHAGP; the protein is encoded by the coding sequence ATGTCCGACGTCCGTCCGATGCGCAGCAGGGCCTCCGCCGCAAAACGCGAGGCCATTCTCGCCGCCGCCCGTGAGGTGTTCGCGGAAACGGGCCTGGAAGGAGCGAGCCTGCGCTCTGTAGCGGCGCGGGCCGGCTACACGCCGGCCGCGCTCTACTTCCACTTCGAGTCCAAGGAAGCGATCTACGCCGAGCTGCTGTCGGAGTCCCTTGGCGCGCTCGGACGCCGGGTCGCGGACGCCGCCGGCGAGGAGAAAGGCGAAGCGCGTCTTCGCTCAGCCGCGATGGCCTTTTTCGATTTCTATGCCCATCATCCGCAGGACCTCGATCTCGGCTTCTATCTGTTCCGGGGCGGCATGAAGCCGGCGGGGCTCGGCCGCGAACGGGACCTGATGCTCAATCGGGCGCTGGAAGCGGCGCTGCGCCCGATCGCAGAGGCGGCGACCGATCTGGGAGCCGATACGGACTCGGCCGATATCCTTATGGTGGACGTCTTCGCCCACGCCACCGGCCTGTTGCTTCTGCTGCACACCGGACGGATCCGCATGTTCGGGGCCAATGCCCGGGACCTGATGCAGCGCTATGTCGATGATCAGGTCCGCTCGATCCAGGGAGGACACCATGCCGGCCCTTGA
- a CDS encoding 4-hydroxyphenylacetate 3-hydroxylase family protein: MLMTADDYRDSLRAYAPRVFVDGERVESVADDPRLSPGINGVGVTYDFAHRAEHAHLMTAVEATSGKTVNRMLHIDGSAQDLLNKLEAVRLVCKVSGCAQRYLSHDALNGLFQATRRTDHTHGTDYHQRFLAYLHDVQDRDLTLGVAMTDAKGDRSKRPGQQANPDVYVRIKERRADGIVISGTKAIVTGAPYMHEFLVMPCRTHAPEDSDYAVCCAVPIDADGVTIVARPAGRPGEAAAKFSARYGQSTGVVIFDDVFVPHDRVFLAGETEEGGFLTTSYAHHHRQSCIGARAGFGDLLIGAGALMIEANGLDPDRHGHIREAMVDLITITESFFACGVASSVYCVDDPARSVMPDPVFANIGKLLLATKIYDMHKLAHYVSGGLIVALPGPDEDHNPETQASLAAVLAGREDIPAERRLEVSRFIEDLTASHQGGWYSVISLHGGGSPEAMKREIWRNYPLAEKTDLVDQLLDRGIYDQGQRVSRQPGRCCVRGCEAPRRITGEAAE; the protein is encoded by the coding sequence ATGTTGATGACCGCAGACGACTATCGCGACTCCCTCCGCGCCTATGCGCCGCGCGTGTTCGTGGACGGCGAACGTGTCGAGAGCGTCGCCGACGATCCGCGGCTCTCGCCCGGCATCAACGGCGTCGGCGTGACCTATGACTTCGCTCACCGCGCCGAGCACGCGCATCTGATGACGGCGGTCGAGGCGACCAGCGGCAAGACCGTCAACCGGATGCTGCACATCGACGGTTCGGCACAGGACCTTCTCAACAAGCTCGAGGCCGTCCGGCTCGTCTGCAAGGTGTCCGGCTGCGCCCAGCGCTATCTGAGCCACGACGCGCTGAATGGTCTCTTCCAGGCCACCCGCCGCACCGATCACACCCACGGGACCGACTATCATCAGCGCTTCCTGGCCTATCTGCACGACGTGCAGGATCGCGACCTCACGCTCGGCGTCGCCATGACCGACGCCAAGGGCGACCGGTCGAAGCGGCCGGGCCAGCAGGCAAACCCGGACGTCTATGTGCGCATCAAGGAGCGGCGGGCCGACGGTATCGTCATCAGCGGCACCAAGGCGATCGTGACCGGCGCGCCGTACATGCACGAGTTCCTGGTCATGCCGTGCAGAACCCACGCGCCGGAGGACAGCGACTACGCCGTGTGCTGCGCGGTTCCGATCGATGCGGACGGCGTGACGATCGTCGCGCGACCCGCTGGCCGGCCGGGAGAGGCGGCAGCGAAGTTCTCCGCCCGCTACGGCCAGTCGACGGGCGTGGTCATCTTCGACGACGTCTTCGTGCCCCACGACCGGGTCTTCCTTGCCGGCGAGACCGAGGAAGGCGGCTTTCTGACGACCAGCTACGCGCATCATCACCGGCAGTCCTGCATCGGCGCGCGCGCCGGTTTCGGCGATCTCCTGATCGGGGCCGGTGCGCTGATGATCGAGGCGAACGGTCTGGATCCCGACCGGCACGGCCACATCCGCGAGGCCATGGTCGACCTGATCACCATCACCGAGAGCTTCTTTGCCTGCGGCGTCGCCTCGTCGGTCTACTGCGTCGATGATCCGGCGCGATCGGTCATGCCGGATCCGGTCTTCGCCAATATCGGCAAGCTGCTTCTGGCAACGAAGATCTACGACATGCACAAGCTCGCCCACTATGTCTCGGGCGGCCTGATTGTGGCATTGCCGGGCCCGGACGAGGACCACAACCCCGAGACCCAGGCCTCGCTCGCCGCCGTCCTTGCCGGCCGTGAGGACATTCCCGCCGAACGGCGTCTGGAGGTGTCCCGGTTCATCGAGGATCTGACCGCCTCGCACCAGGGCGGCTGGTACTCGGTGATCTCGCTGCACGGGGGCGGGTCGCCGGAGGCCATGAAGCGCGAGATATGGCGCAACTATCCGCTCGCGGAAAAGACCGATCTGGTCGACCAGCTGCTCGATCGCGGGATTTACGACCAGGGCCAGAGGGTCTCCCGACAGCCGGGCCGCTGTTGCGTCAGGGGCTGCGAGGCGCCGAGGCGGATCACCGGAGAAGCGGCCGAGTGA
- the hpaH gene encoding 2-oxo-hept-4-ene-1,7-dioate hydratase, translating to MLTDDQRREAVASLLESHRTKVQGRRPSEMFPDIEIEDSYAISSMVAEAKVAEGRKVVGHKIGLTSKAMQASSKIDEPDYGYLFDDLVLQDGAKVPFENFCVPRVEPELTFILKEPLKGPGVGLVDVLRATEWVVPSIEIIDARVTEPRKIFDTVADNGAAAGIVLGGRPVRPDEVDLRWVGAIFYRNSEIEETGLAAGVLGHPAMAIAWLANKLGPFGTVLEPGHLMLSGSFTRPVWATKGDTLHADFGPLGSVAVQFT from the coding sequence ATGCTCACAGACGACCAGCGCCGCGAAGCCGTCGCATCCCTTCTCGAAAGTCACCGGACAAAGGTGCAGGGCCGCCGGCCCTCCGAAATGTTCCCGGATATCGAGATCGAGGACAGCTATGCGATCTCGTCCATGGTCGCGGAGGCTAAGGTCGCCGAGGGACGCAAGGTGGTCGGGCACAAGATCGGTCTGACCTCCAAGGCGATGCAGGCGTCGTCGAAGATCGATGAGCCGGACTATGGTTATCTCTTCGACGACCTGGTGCTGCAGGACGGTGCCAAGGTGCCGTTCGAGAATTTCTGCGTCCCGCGGGTCGAGCCGGAGTTGACCTTCATCCTCAAGGAGCCGCTCAAGGGGCCGGGTGTGGGGCTCGTCGACGTCCTGCGCGCCACGGAATGGGTCGTACCCTCGATCGAGATCATCGACGCGCGCGTCACGGAACCGCGCAAGATCTTCGATACGGTCGCCGACAATGGTGCCGCGGCCGGTATCGTGCTCGGCGGGCGTCCGGTGCGCCCGGACGAGGTGGACCTGCGCTGGGTCGGCGCGATCTTCTACCGCAACTCCGAGATCGAGGAGACGGGACTTGCCGCCGGTGTGCTGGGCCATCCGGCGATGGCCATCGCCTGGCTCGCCAACAAGCTGGGTCCGTTCGGAACCGTGCTGGAGCCGGGTCACCTGATGCTCTCCGGTTCCTTCACGCGTCCGGTCTGGGCAACCAAGGGCGACACGCTTCACGCCGACTTTGGACCGCTGGGCTCGGTTGCGGTGCAGTTCACATGA